A stretch of the Archangium violaceum genome encodes the following:
- a CDS encoding MATE family efflux transporter → MKPSFGRDLTTGSIPKHMVAFSIPMLIGSFLQTAYSFVNAIWVGQFLGIEALAAVTVSFPVVFVLFAIGMGLTLATNILVSQNFGARRMDELRKVVDSSTVLTYSLGIVLTILGEIFAPAILRAMDTPPEVLAESIGYLRIFLLSLPFSFGIFLLRSMLQGVGDSKTPLYFQFGSVLFTTILDPILIFGWMGLPKLGLNGTAWATLISQAVALVILITYLRAKKVPVAPAWPRFNHLGPITWTTLRIGVPSAFQQSLVSIGMVMVTGIVNGFGEVATAAFGAASRIDQIAFLPAMTFGMSISTLAGQNLGAGHHDRVREIFKWGCLFSGGITLIISGVAVAFPEALLRIFVSDPAVIGPGISYLHIVGACYVLFALIFVSNGIINGAGNTLMTTVFSLISLWVVRVPVAYWLSKRMGSVTGVWYAIALSFAVSLVVSMGYYFSGHWQRSLKRRSPAGPATPNPGEMFGHETGEA, encoded by the coding sequence ATGAAACCCTCCTTTGGACGCGACCTCACGACCGGCAGCATCCCCAAGCACATGGTCGCCTTCTCCATCCCGATGCTCATCGGGAGCTTCCTCCAGACGGCCTACAGCTTCGTCAACGCCATCTGGGTGGGACAGTTCCTGGGCATCGAGGCGCTCGCGGCCGTGACGGTGAGCTTCCCCGTCGTGTTCGTCCTGTTCGCGATCGGCATGGGGCTCACCCTGGCGACGAACATCCTCGTGTCGCAGAACTTCGGCGCCCGGCGGATGGACGAGCTGAGGAAGGTCGTCGACAGCTCGACCGTGCTGACCTACTCCCTGGGCATCGTCCTCACCATCCTGGGGGAGATCTTCGCGCCGGCCATCCTCCGCGCCATGGACACGCCTCCGGAGGTGCTCGCCGAGTCCATCGGCTATCTGCGGATCTTCCTGCTCTCGTTGCCCTTCAGCTTCGGCATCTTCCTGCTTCGCAGCATGCTCCAGGGCGTGGGCGACTCGAAGACGCCGCTCTACTTCCAGTTCGGCTCGGTCCTCTTCACCACGATCCTGGATCCGATCCTGATCTTCGGTTGGATGGGGCTCCCGAAGCTCGGCTTGAACGGCACGGCCTGGGCCACGCTGATCTCCCAGGCCGTGGCGCTCGTCATCCTGATCACCTACCTTCGCGCGAAGAAGGTCCCTGTCGCGCCGGCCTGGCCACGCTTCAATCATCTGGGGCCGATCACCTGGACGACCTTGCGGATCGGGGTTCCCTCGGCCTTCCAGCAGTCGCTCGTGTCGATCGGAATGGTCATGGTGACCGGCATCGTCAATGGTTTTGGCGAGGTCGCGACGGCCGCCTTCGGCGCGGCCTCCCGCATCGATCAGATCGCCTTCCTGCCGGCCATGACCTTCGGCATGTCCATCTCGACGCTGGCCGGACAGAACCTCGGGGCGGGTCACCACGACCGTGTCCGCGAGATCTTCAAGTGGGGCTGCTTGTTCAGCGGAGGCATCACGCTGATCATCTCGGGCGTGGCGGTGGCGTTCCCCGAGGCGCTCCTGCGGATCTTCGTCTCGGATCCCGCGGTCATCGGCCCTGGGATCTCGTACCTGCACATCGTCGGGGCCTGCTACGTCCTCTTCGCCCTCATCTTCGTCAGCAACGGAATCATCAATGGCGCGGGCAACACGCTGATGACGACCGTGTTCTCGCTGATCAGCCTCTGGGTGGTGCGTGTCCCGGTGGCCTATTGGCTCTCCAAGCGGATGGGCAGTGTGACAGGGGTCTGGTATGCGATTGCCCTGAGCTTCGCCGTGTCACTCGTCGTCAGCATGGGCTACTACTTCTCGGGCCATTGGCAGCGCTCGCTCAAGAGGCGGTCTCCAGCGGGCCCGGCGACGCCGAACCCGGGCGAGATGTTCGGCCACGAAACGGGAGAAGCCTAG
- a CDS encoding NADH:flavin oxidoreductase — protein MAADALFRPFTHKSLKLKNRIVMAPMTRSFSPGGVPTPEVAAYYRRRAEADVGLILSEGTVVARPSAKNDPNVPDFHGEQALAGWKRVIDEVHAAGGVMAPQLWHVGSARNPLTTWVAPPPVDSPSGFSSPGKKFTEPMTEEAIADTIAAFGRAAADARRLGFDAVELHGAHGYLIDQFFWEGTNQRTDAFGGATLAERSRFAAEVVKSVRAAVGPEMAVILRLSQWKQQDFKVRLASTPKEMEAWLTPLVEAGTDILHCSQRRFWEPEFEGSELNFAGWAKKLTGKPTITVGSVGLTGEFIASFGGESSKPASLDNLLHRLEREEFDLVAVGRALLADAQWARKVREGRNHELYDFKKEALASLA, from the coding sequence TTGGCCGCAGACGCCCTGTTCCGTCCCTTCACCCACAAGTCACTGAAACTGAAGAACCGCATCGTCATGGCGCCCATGACGCGCTCCTTCTCCCCCGGGGGAGTGCCGACGCCCGAGGTCGCCGCCTACTACCGCCGCCGGGCCGAGGCCGACGTGGGTCTCATCCTCTCGGAAGGCACGGTGGTCGCGCGCCCATCGGCCAAGAATGATCCCAATGTGCCCGACTTCCATGGCGAGCAGGCGCTGGCCGGTTGGAAGCGCGTCATCGACGAGGTGCACGCCGCGGGCGGGGTGATGGCGCCGCAGCTCTGGCACGTGGGCTCGGCGCGCAACCCCCTGACCACCTGGGTCGCGCCGCCTCCTGTGGACAGTCCCTCCGGCTTCTCCTCGCCCGGCAAGAAGTTCACCGAGCCCATGACGGAGGAGGCCATCGCGGACACCATCGCGGCCTTTGGCCGGGCGGCGGCGGATGCTCGACGGCTCGGCTTCGACGCGGTCGAGCTTCACGGTGCCCACGGTTATCTCATCGACCAGTTCTTCTGGGAGGGAACGAACCAGCGGACCGACGCCTTCGGAGGCGCCACCCTCGCCGAGCGCTCCCGCTTCGCCGCCGAGGTGGTGAAGTCGGTCCGCGCCGCCGTGGGCCCCGAGATGGCCGTCATCCTGCGCCTGTCCCAGTGGAAGCAGCAGGACTTCAAGGTGCGGCTCGCGTCGACGCCCAAGGAGATGGAGGCCTGGCTCACGCCGCTCGTCGAGGCCGGGACGGACATCCTGCACTGCTCGCAGCGCCGCTTCTGGGAGCCCGAGTTCGAGGGCTCCGAGCTCAACTTCGCGGGCTGGGCCAAGAAGCTCACCGGCAAGCCCACCATCACGGTGGGCTCGGTGGGACTGACGGGCGAGTTCATCGCGTCCTTCGGCGGTGAGAGCTCCAAGCCCGCGTCGCTCGACAACCTGTTGCACCGTCTGGAGCGGGAGGAGTTCGACCTCGTGGCGGTGGGCCGTGCGCTCCTCGCGGATGCGCAGTGGGCCCGGAAGGTGCGCGAGGGCCGCAACCATGAACTGTACGACTTCAAGAAGGAGGCACTCGCCTCGCTCGCCTAG
- a CDS encoding MFS transporter — translation MSDPLAPAQVLAAPRPRPALLALAYLAFVSLGLPDAVLGIAWPSIRGAFALPQAALGAVLATSAAAYFLSGLRAGQLIRSLGIGTLLTVSTGFVTLGIAGFSLAPAFPWFLLSACFIGVGSGGIDAGLNTYAARHFGARHMTWLHAAYSTGAALGPVLLTAILARGGGWRAGYVTIGVVLGLLAVSFAVMRGQWNGERARPGTGETREASGPGAGDGVTPALSTGATLRRPRVWMQIFLFFFYSGVEVTAGQWSYTVLTEGRGIDTTVAGTWVSLYWGSLLAGRVLLGFIVERVGSVRLLRLCSGTAVLGAILFAIPAVPAAIGLAVIGFSLAPIFPGLMSETPRRIGVEAAAHAVGFQVSAATLGVATLPSAAGLLSERFGLGAVAPMIAACAVLFTVLHEALVAVADRGTTAPSR, via the coding sequence ATGAGTGATCCGCTTGCCCCCGCGCAAGTCCTGGCGGCGCCCCGTCCGCGTCCGGCGCTCCTCGCGCTCGCGTACCTGGCGTTCGTGAGCCTGGGATTGCCGGACGCCGTGCTCGGTATCGCCTGGCCCTCCATCCGCGGCGCCTTCGCCCTGCCACAGGCGGCGCTGGGCGCCGTGCTGGCCACGTCCGCCGCCGCGTACTTCCTCTCGGGCCTGCGCGCGGGGCAGCTCATCCGCTCCCTGGGCATTGGCACCCTCCTCACCGTGAGCACCGGGTTCGTCACCCTGGGCATCGCCGGCTTCTCGCTGGCGCCAGCCTTCCCCTGGTTCCTGCTCTCGGCCTGCTTCATCGGCGTGGGTTCGGGAGGGATCGACGCCGGACTCAACACCTACGCGGCCCGTCACTTCGGCGCGCGCCACATGACGTGGCTGCATGCCGCCTATAGCACCGGGGCCGCGCTCGGGCCGGTGCTCCTGACCGCGATCCTCGCGCGCGGAGGAGGGTGGCGGGCTGGCTACGTCACGATCGGCGTGGTGCTGGGCCTCCTCGCGGTGAGCTTCGCCGTGATGCGCGGGCAGTGGAACGGCGAGCGGGCGCGTCCGGGAACGGGCGAGACCCGGGAGGCCTCGGGTCCGGGCGCCGGAGACGGGGTGACGCCCGCGCTCTCCACGGGGGCCACGCTCCGCCGCCCACGGGTCTGGATGCAGATCTTCCTCTTCTTCTTCTACAGCGGCGTCGAGGTCACGGCCGGCCAGTGGAGCTACACCGTCCTCACCGAGGGCCGGGGGATCGACACCACGGTGGCCGGGACGTGGGTGAGTCTGTACTGGGGGAGTCTCCTGGCCGGGCGCGTGCTGCTCGGCTTCATCGTCGAGCGGGTGGGCTCCGTCCGGTTGCTGCGGCTGTGCTCCGGGACGGCCGTCCTGGGCGCGATCCTCTTCGCCATTCCGGCGGTGCCAGCGGCCATCGGGCTGGCGGTGATCGGTTTCTCGCTTGCGCCCATCTTCCCGGGCCTCATGTCCGAGACACCCCGGCGGATAGGCGTGGAAGCCGCGGCGCACGCGGTCGGCTTCCAGGTGAGCGCGGCGACCCTGGGCGTCGCGACCCTGCCCAGTGCCGCCGGTCTGCTCAGTGAGCGGTTCGGCCTGGGGGCCGTTGCCCCCATGATCGCCGCCTGCGCGGTGCTGTTCACCGTGCTCCACGAGGCGCTCGTCGCGGTGGCCGACCGGGGCACTACCGCTCCGTCACGGTAG
- a CDS encoding PPC domain-containing protein, producing the protein MRRNVMKALLWMLPLPLLSAWVNPPTTPASGNMGTRFPYTRPVAVGGSVQSDCSLTPGYDAYTLQVPAGSQLKLELTHLGSSMYLDTGLFLYGPRDATGSHGSAVEAQDDDSGYGELSKVNVVSLTKGGEYLVVVGWGNAAGKQYRLQVDCVGGACLSQAYPTPSGYALSLEEQRITPQLQARLDAANSAYENIYSYLRRLDFAWPYATEPSLDRAAEAVLAQGLYEGYRSDTAPVVLTYEQFKSSMYSVYQPLHADILATYGQSGENVQVKRYFREFSTGPNGDNWRTLHIILFPRSGKVIVYEQTAHEI; encoded by the coding sequence ATGCGTCGGAATGTGATGAAGGCGTTGCTGTGGATGCTGCCGTTGCCCCTGCTGAGCGCCTGGGTGAATCCACCGACGACGCCGGCCAGCGGAAACATGGGCACCCGCTTCCCCTACACCCGGCCCGTGGCAGTGGGGGGCTCGGTGCAGTCGGATTGTAGCCTGACCCCAGGCTACGATGCCTACACGCTCCAGGTTCCCGCGGGCTCTCAGCTCAAGCTGGAGCTCACCCACCTGGGGAGCTCCATGTACCTGGACACGGGGCTGTTCCTCTATGGCCCGAGGGATGCCACTGGCAGCCATGGCTCCGCCGTGGAGGCCCAGGACGACGACTCGGGCTACGGCGAGCTGAGCAAGGTCAACGTGGTGTCGCTGACGAAGGGGGGCGAGTACCTGGTCGTGGTGGGCTGGGGGAACGCGGCGGGCAAGCAGTACCGGCTGCAGGTGGACTGCGTGGGCGGCGCGTGCTTGTCGCAGGCCTATCCGACCCCCTCCGGGTATGCACTCTCATTGGAGGAGCAGCGCATCACCCCCCAGCTCCAGGCCAGGCTGGATGCGGCCAACTCCGCGTACGAGAACATCTACTCCTACTTGCGCCGGCTGGACTTCGCCTGGCCCTACGCAACCGAGCCCTCCCTGGATCGGGCCGCTGAAGCAGTCCTGGCCCAGGGGCTCTACGAGGGCTACCGCTCGGATACCGCACCGGTGGTGCTCACCTACGAGCAGTTCAAGTCGAGCATGTACTCGGTCTATCAGCCGCTCCACGCGGACATCCTGGCCACCTATGGCCAGAGCGGGGAGAACGTGCAGGTGAAGCGTTACTTCCGCGAATTCTCGACGGGACCCAACGGGGACAACTGGCGCACCCTGCACATCATCCTCTTCCCGCGCTCGGGCAAGGTCATCGTCTACGAGCAGACCGCTCACGAGATTTGA
- a CDS encoding PA14 domain-containing protein, which yields MNEQGLKYRLLVAAWIAVGLPASAVHAAPTQARTSDSFVDMTGVVVKLGGGVPYDQYPAVRDKLLASGIRNIREASTKSAVVSRLQELASKGIKITWLLMPEQGTKPNASYWGTSDPQYTNMPVVDFLKNRLGVNNVRAVEMNNEVDRFYANLRWYASDTTALSTNPASSRYWPAYVQAATRDTWKALKADPATAHLPLIGPSFKDQGAYLAVGDLGAYLDYGCTHWYMAGRHPWTKGWGNWLNGYNYGSYGYVLTNMAQVTAPGKPMATTEGFGDTATLLNVKEDGSIDALHYPEVIHGRYLPRWYFRHYLGGTHLAFVYDFVDDADNPYRDEDNFGMLRHDLTEKPGYKAIKNLLNLLKEPGVNFTPGSLDYSLTGNIADVQSVLLQKSNGDFYLNAWVEKSSWDVAKNAMIAVPSQAVTLSVPASIGSATLYTLDDQGNMTSSSVAITNNQLSLNLTDRVSVIKLTPRPSGTGLTAQYYSGNNSNYLVGTRVDPTVDFNWRTGAPMTGVPSDNFSVVWSGYVQAVSSGTYTFTTTTDDGVRLFVGDLKTPLIDKWLNQSATAWSATVQLNAGQKYPIRVEYYEHGGDASARLEWLPPGQSAKQVVPQLQLYPAP from the coding sequence ATGAATGAACAAGGTTTGAAGTACCGGCTGCTCGTGGCCGCGTGGATCGCGGTTGGCCTTCCCGCCTCGGCCGTCCATGCGGCCCCCACCCAGGCCCGCACCTCCGATAGCTTCGTGGACATGACGGGCGTCGTGGTCAAACTGGGGGGCGGGGTTCCATACGATCAATACCCCGCGGTGCGAGACAAGCTCCTGGCGTCCGGCATCCGCAACATCCGCGAGGCCAGCACCAAGAGCGCCGTGGTCAGCCGGCTCCAGGAGTTGGCCAGCAAGGGCATCAAGATCACCTGGCTGCTCATGCCCGAGCAGGGAACGAAGCCCAACGCGAGCTACTGGGGAACGTCCGATCCCCAATACACCAACATGCCGGTCGTGGACTTCCTCAAGAACCGGCTGGGGGTGAACAACGTGCGCGCGGTGGAGATGAACAACGAGGTCGACCGCTTCTACGCGAACCTCCGGTGGTATGCCTCCGATACGACCGCCCTTTCCACCAATCCCGCCTCCTCCCGCTACTGGCCGGCCTATGTCCAGGCAGCGACGCGTGACACGTGGAAGGCGTTGAAGGCGGATCCGGCCACCGCCCACCTGCCTCTGATTGGCCCCTCGTTCAAGGACCAGGGCGCGTACCTGGCCGTGGGTGACCTGGGGGCCTATCTGGATTACGGCTGCACCCATTGGTACATGGCCGGACGCCATCCCTGGACGAAGGGCTGGGGCAACTGGCTGAATGGGTACAATTATGGAAGCTACGGGTACGTGCTCACCAACATGGCCCAGGTCACCGCTCCGGGCAAACCCATGGCCACGACGGAAGGGTTTGGCGATACCGCCACGCTCCTCAACGTCAAGGAGGACGGCTCCATCGACGCGCTCCATTATCCAGAAGTCATTCACGGCCGCTACCTGCCGCGCTGGTACTTCCGGCACTACCTGGGCGGAACCCATCTGGCCTTCGTGTATGACTTCGTGGACGACGCCGACAACCCCTATCGCGACGAAGACAACTTCGGCATGCTCCGGCATGACCTGACGGAGAAGCCAGGGTACAAGGCCATCAAGAACCTGTTGAACCTGTTGAAGGAACCGGGCGTGAATTTCACTCCCGGCTCGCTCGACTACTCCCTGACGGGAAACATCGCCGACGTGCAGTCCGTGCTCCTCCAGAAGAGCAACGGCGACTTCTACTTGAACGCCTGGGTGGAGAAGTCTTCCTGGGACGTGGCGAAGAACGCGATGATCGCCGTGCCGAGCCAGGCGGTCACGCTCTCCGTGCCGGCGTCCATCGGCTCCGCCACGCTCTACACGCTGGATGATCAGGGGAACATGACCTCCTCGTCCGTGGCGATCACGAACAACCAGCTCTCCCTCAACCTCACGGATCGGGTGTCGGTGATCAAGCTGACGCCCAGGCCGAGCGGCACCGGACTCACGGCGCAGTACTACTCGGGCAACAACTCCAATTACCTGGTGGGCACGCGGGTGGACCCCACCGTGGATTTCAACTGGAGGACCGGGGCCCCCATGACGGGTGTCCCGTCGGACAACTTCAGCGTCGTCTGGAGTGGTTACGTCCAGGCCGTGAGCTCCGGCACCTATACCTTCACGACCACCACCGATGATGGCGTGCGGCTCTTCGTCGGCGACCTGAAGACCCCTCTCATCGACAAGTGGCTCAACCAGAGCGCCACGGCCTGGAGCGCGACGGTGCAACTCAACGCCGGTCAGAAGTATCCCATCCGCGTCGAGTATTACGAGCACGGTGGCGACGCCAGTGCCCGCCTGGAATGGCTGCCACCCGGCCAGAGCGCCAAACAGGTGGTGCCGCAACTCCAGCTGTACCCTGCCCCGTAG
- a CDS encoding endo alpha-1,4 polygalactosaminidase yields the protein MRHLLARWSLALFAVLTACHEFPEAEEGLGEPAATALVNAQTLTCSTLQVLRGSIGSGQGVQALSSQTLSGTEDRWAEYVEFAPNSSATCSYGLPQGVSASSVQDAEVGINYRGPLRSEMRWLFEAWDYEAGLWVVVGDNTFARSWAWTSASLQLPAPVGRFVSGGPFKLRYRTESSADASLLDLLVVRVQLAGTDAGSPTTDGGTTDGGTTPAPVPWTGVSSFTYQLTEYANGRLDQIAGSRFDLAVIELSRDGASDYFQSDELAAVKATGKQVLAYFEIGAIEEYRPEWSQVPADLKLGAVDGWPDEQYVKYWDERWWPIVQGRIDRALAAGFDGCYLDMVVTYEEIPANAAGTNRDDLARKMVALLTRISQYAKSKNPSFRVMPQNSPELVDYAGYLQAIDGLAMEDMYWSDDVACGEDWCEENRRNASRVRAAGKLVLSVDYAVQSAHIADAYTRSRAAGFVPYVTVRALDRVTVNAGWDPR from the coding sequence GTGAGACATCTCCTCGCCCGGTGGTCGCTGGCCCTGTTCGCGGTACTCACCGCCTGTCATGAGTTCCCCGAGGCGGAGGAGGGGCTCGGCGAGCCGGCCGCGACCGCGCTCGTCAACGCGCAGACGCTGACGTGCTCCACGCTCCAGGTGCTGCGTGGCTCCATCGGGTCGGGGCAGGGCGTCCAGGCGCTCTCGAGCCAGACCCTCTCCGGCACGGAGGACCGCTGGGCGGAGTACGTGGAGTTCGCTCCCAATAGCTCGGCGACGTGCTCCTATGGTCTGCCACAAGGCGTGAGCGCTTCGTCCGTTCAGGATGCGGAGGTAGGCATCAACTACCGCGGCCCTCTGCGTTCGGAGATGCGCTGGCTCTTCGAGGCCTGGGATTACGAGGCCGGTCTCTGGGTGGTGGTGGGTGACAACACCTTCGCCCGTTCCTGGGCGTGGACGTCCGCGTCACTCCAGCTCCCCGCTCCGGTCGGGCGCTTCGTGAGTGGTGGCCCCTTCAAGCTGCGCTACAGGACCGAGTCCTCGGCGGATGCCTCCCTGCTCGATCTGCTGGTCGTGCGTGTTCAGCTGGCGGGTACGGACGCGGGCAGCCCCACGACCGATGGTGGAACGACCGATGGCGGAACCACCCCGGCCCCCGTGCCCTGGACGGGCGTCAGTAGCTTCACCTACCAGCTGACCGAGTATGCCAATGGCCGGCTGGATCAGATCGCCGGCTCCAGGTTCGACCTGGCCGTCATCGAGCTGTCTCGTGATGGCGCGAGCGACTACTTCCAGAGCGACGAGCTCGCGGCGGTGAAGGCCACCGGAAAGCAGGTGCTCGCCTATTTCGAGATTGGCGCCATCGAGGAGTACCGCCCCGAGTGGAGCCAGGTCCCCGCAGACCTGAAGCTTGGCGCGGTGGACGGTTGGCCGGACGAGCAGTACGTGAAGTACTGGGACGAGCGCTGGTGGCCCATCGTCCAGGGCCGCATCGACCGGGCCCTCGCCGCTGGCTTCGATGGCTGCTACCTCGACATGGTGGTGACCTATGAGGAGATTCCCGCCAACGCCGCGGGCACCAACCGGGACGACCTGGCGCGCAAGATGGTGGCGCTCCTCACACGCATCAGCCAGTACGCGAAATCCAAGAACCCGTCCTTCCGCGTCATGCCGCAGAACTCCCCGGAGCTCGTCGACTACGCGGGTTACCTCCAGGCCATCGATGGGCTGGCCATGGAGGACATGTACTGGTCGGACGACGTGGCGTGCGGCGAGGACTGGTGTGAGGAGAACCGCCGCAACGCCTCGCGCGTGCGTGCCGCGGGCAAGCTCGTCCTCTCGGTCGATTATGCGGTGCAGTCCGCGCACATCGCCGATGCCTACACCCGCTCCCGTGCCGCCGGCTTCGTTCCCTATGTCACCGTGCGCGCGCTCGATAGGGTGACCGTGAACGCTGGCTGGGACCCGCGGTAG
- a CDS encoding GNAT family N-acetyltransferase encodes MELLTGRLVLRDFLPGDWPAVFAYQSLPAYLEHHGQPAPSSDDVRLFVEMLHGWAQEVPRTKYQLAITLGGAVIGTCGVRKETPEGEEAEWGCELAPAYWGHGYAREASRAILTFGFETLRLRRIWARTSPANDRAMRLAEGLGFRRLSPGLYEATGQRSRGV; translated from the coding sequence ATGGAGCTTCTGACCGGACGTCTCGTCCTGCGTGACTTCCTGCCAGGGGATTGGCCTGCCGTGTTCGCCTACCAATCCCTTCCGGCCTATCTCGAGCACCATGGTCAGCCAGCCCCGTCGAGCGACGACGTTCGTCTCTTCGTGGAGATGCTCCATGGCTGGGCCCAGGAGGTCCCTCGGACGAAATACCAGCTCGCCATCACCCTGGGCGGAGCCGTCATTGGCACGTGCGGGGTGCGCAAGGAAACGCCGGAAGGGGAGGAGGCGGAGTGGGGCTGTGAGTTGGCCCCGGCGTACTGGGGCCACGGATACGCCCGGGAGGCGTCCCGGGCCATCCTCACCTTCGGTTTCGAAACCCTGCGGCTCCGGCGCATCTGGGCGCGAACGTCGCCCGCGAATGACCGGGCCATGCGGCTCGCCGAGGGCCTTGGCTTCCGTCGGCTCTCGCCAGGGCTCTACGAGGCGACCGGTCAACGCTCCCGGGGCGTGTAG
- a CDS encoding PadR family transcriptional regulator, producing the protein MFEGGELRLVLLHLIAQEPRHGYDLIRAIEGLSRGEYVPSPGVVYPTLTLLQDMGLVGEPDTDNQRKLFSITPQGQALLDENAKVVEALLQRLGAAAEMRERTDAAPVRRAMHNLKSVLFDTLSADADKKIVLEVAALIDEAAQKIERLRA; encoded by the coding sequence ATGTTCGAGGGCGGCGAGCTGCGCCTCGTCCTGCTCCACCTCATCGCCCAGGAGCCCCGCCACGGGTACGACCTGATCCGCGCGATCGAAGGGCTCAGCCGCGGCGAGTATGTACCCAGCCCAGGGGTGGTCTATCCGACGCTCACCCTGCTCCAGGACATGGGCCTGGTCGGCGAGCCGGATACCGACAACCAGCGCAAGCTCTTCTCCATCACACCGCAAGGCCAGGCGCTTCTCGACGAGAACGCGAAGGTCGTGGAGGCCTTGCTCCAGCGGCTCGGAGCCGCCGCGGAGATGCGCGAGCGGACCGACGCGGCCCCGGTCCGGCGCGCCATGCACAACCTGAAGAGCGTGCTGTTCGACACGCTGTCGGCCGACGCCGACAAGAAGATCGTCCTCGAAGTGGCGGCCCTGATCGACGAGGCCGCGCAGAAGATCGAGCGGCTCCGCGCATAG
- a CDS encoding pentapeptide repeat-containing protein, translating into MGWLENVIFKNQEIANERLELTDKNSLYFLSTGLTLRKCTVVLKVPSSRLVIKQATFIDCTFEVKQESKNYQQWISASLKGCRFKGRFSGCDFGHWPEYGSDPWFQFGSIEDCDFTEARLAGCRFHGCDINTLRFPKWPCFTFLDPIGRAPELRSVKWPGSFGDVVVDNLHTHPTSTRALTYYAPSAAERFETSPEELRAVIEKFDCIVY; encoded by the coding sequence ATGGGGTGGCTGGAGAACGTCATCTTCAAGAACCAGGAGATTGCCAACGAGCGGCTGGAACTGACGGACAAAAATTCCCTCTACTTCCTCAGCACGGGCTTGACGCTGCGCAAATGCACCGTCGTCCTGAAGGTTCCCTCCAGTCGTCTGGTCATCAAGCAGGCCACGTTCATTGACTGCACCTTCGAGGTGAAGCAGGAGTCGAAGAACTACCAGCAGTGGATAAGTGCCTCCCTCAAGGGATGTCGGTTCAAGGGTCGCTTCTCGGGGTGCGACTTCGGCCACTGGCCCGAGTACGGCAGTGACCCCTGGTTTCAATTCGGCTCCATCGAGGACTGCGACTTCACTGAGGCCCGGCTGGCAGGGTGTCGGTTTCACGGCTGCGACATCAACACCCTGCGCTTCCCCAAGTGGCCCTGCTTTACCTTCCTGGACCCCATTGGCCGAGCCCCCGAACTACGCAGCGTCAAATGGCCGGGAAGCTTTGGCGATGTCGTCGTGGACAACCTGCATACCCACCCGACGTCCACCAGGGCCTTGACCTATTACGCTCCCTCCGCTGCCGAGCGCTTCGAGACAAGCCCCGAGGAACTCCGAGCCGTCATCGAGAAGTTCGACTGCATCGTCTACTGA